In the genome of bacterium SCSIO 12827, the window GGAGGAACTCTCGGCCTCGATCAACGAGATTTCCTCTCAGGTCGGTCAGTCGTCGCAGATCGCGCGGCAGGCGACCGAGGAAGCCGACCGCACCAACGCCCAGATCCAGGGCCTGGCCCAGGCGGCGGAGAAGATCGGCGAGGTCGTCAGTTTGATCACCGACATCGCCGAGCAGACCAACCTTCTGGCCCTCAACGCGACCATCGAGGCGGCCCGCGCCGGCGACGCCGGCAAGGGCTTCGCCGTGGTCGCAAGCGAGGTCAAGAACCTGGCCAATCAGACCGCCAAGGCGACGGAGGAAATCGGCAAGCAGATCGGCGACATTCAGTCGGCGACGCAGAACAGTGTCGAGGCCATCGCCGGCATCACCAAGACGATCTCGGACATCAACGAGATTTCATCGTCGGTGGCGGCGGCGGTCGAACAGCAGGGCATGGCGACCCAGGAGATCGCCCGCAACGTAGAGCAGGCGGCATCGGGCACCCAGGAAGTGTCGTCGAACATCATCCAGGTGACGGAGGTCGCGGGCCAGTCCGGCGACGCGGCGTCGCAGCAGCTGGAGGCGGCGGCCCAGGTCAAGTCGGGCATCGACCACATGAACGAACGCCTGCTGGAGATTATCCGCGACAGCCAGGATCCGGAATGGGCGGGCCGTCATCCGGTGGGCACCAAGGTCAAGGCGACCGTGGCCGGGGTGGAGCGGGAAACGACGCTGCACAGCCTGTCGAAGGGCGGCGGGATCGTGATCGACCGCGGGCTCCAGGTCGCCGAGGGCGAGATGTTCACCATCGAACTTCCGGGTGTGGGCGCGGTCAAGGCGGCGATCATCGCCAAGACCGAAGATCATACCCATGCGCGGCTTGAATTGGACGAGGACCAGACGGACAGGTTCCGAATATACGTCGACGGTCTGGCGTAGCCGGTTTCTTTTGGCGGGCGTGGGGAGGGTCGCCACGGCCATCATCGACCAGACCGATGTCCACGCTCACCAGCGGCCGGACCCGGACAAGGCCGGGATGGAGAAGCTTACTTCGTTTCTCGCCGAAGTATCCTGGTGGGTTCGTTCTTGCGTTGACGTCGGATCGGGGGGATTGATGGTCGGGAGACCGTGGCGCATCCGCCGCCGCGGGAATTCCCGGAGGATGCGTCATTCCCTATCCAGTCCCCGCGCCGTCGCCGCTTCGCATCGTGCTGATGACGGCCCTGGCCATCACGGCCTTCGCATCGAACTCGCTGATCTGCCGGGCCGCCTTGGGCCGGGGTTGATCGATCCCGCGACCTTCACCACCGTGCGCCTGGTTTCGGCGGCGGCGGTTCTGGCTGTGGTCGTGTTCGTCCGGCGTGGCCATCTGCCGCAACTGGCCTTCGGGGACTGGCGCGCGGCCGGGGCCTTGTTCGCCTACGCGGTGTTCTTTTCCTTCGGCTATGTCCTGCTGACCACGGGCACGGGGGCGCTGATCCTGTTCGGCTCGGTGCAGCTGACCATGTTCGCCTGGGCGTTTTACGAAGGGGAACGGTTCACCGCCTTCGCCTGGGGTGGGCTGGCGCTGGCCGCCGGCGGGTTGGTCTGGCTGGTGTTACCGGGCCTGGAAGCCCCCGATCCCTTGGGCGCGTTGTTCCACACCATCTCGGGCGCGGCCTGGGGCGTGTTCTCGCTGCTGATCCGGGGGGCCAAGCATCCCGTGGAATCGAACGCCGCCAATTTCCTGATCTGCGTGCCGCTGACCCTGGTGGTCAGCGCGCTGTTCTGGGCCGACCTGGACGCCACGGCGCCGGGCTTGGCGCTTGCCGTGCTATCGGGCGGCCTGGCGTCGGGCTGCGGCTATGTCATCTGGTATTGGGTGCTGCGCTATCTGCCGGCGGCCCGCGCCTCGGCGACACAGTTGTCCGCCCCGGCCATCGCGGCCTTGGGCGGCGTGGTGCTGCTGGGCGAGGACCTGACGCTCCGCCTGATCATCGCTTTGGCGGCCATGCTGGGCGGGGTGTTCATTGTTTTGGCGCAAAAAGCACGAGCAGTCCCGCCGGCGGAATGAACGGCGGGGTAATGATCGCGCCAAGCTACTTCCAGCCCGCAGGTTTTGCGGCTAACGCGTCAGCGGCTTGTACTTGATGCGGTGGGGTTCCAGGGCGGCGTCGCCGAGGCGGCGCTTCTTGTCGTCCTCATAGGCCTGGTAGTTGCCTTCGAACCACACCACCTGACTGTTGCCTTCGAAGGCGATGATATGGGTCGCCAGGCGGTCGAGGAACCAGCGATCGTGCGAGGTGATGAGCACGCAGCCGGCGAAATCGCCCAGGCTTTCTTCCAGCGCCATGAGGGTGTCGACGTCCAGATCGTTGGTCGGCTCGTCAAGCAGCAGCACGTTGGCGCCGGACAGCAGCATCTTGGCCAGGTGGACGCGGTTGCGTTCCCCGCCCGACAGCTGGCCGACCTTTTTCTGCTGGTCGCCGCCCTTGAAATTGAACTGCGCGACATAGGCGCGGGACTGCATGGCGCGCTTGCCGAGAATGATCTCGTCGTTGCCGCCGGAAATTTCCTGCCACACGGTCTTGTCGGCGCCGAGGCTGTCGCGGCTTTGGTCGACATAGCCGAGGACCACCGTCTCGCCGACGCGGAGCTCGCCGCCGTCGGGTTTTTCCTGATCGGTGATCATGCGGAACAGGGTGGTCTTGCCGGCCCCGTTGGCGCCGATGATGCCGACGATGGCGCCCGGCGGAATCTTGAACGACAGGTCCTCGACCAGCATGCGGTTGCCATAACCCTTGCGCAGGTGTTCGGCCTGGATCACCAGATCGCCCAGGCGGGGGGCGGGCGGGATGATGATCGACGCCGTGCCCATGGTCTTTTCCTCGGACTTGGCGACCAGATCGTCATAGCGGGCGATACGGGCCTTGGACTTGTCCTGGCGGGCGCGCGGGGACTGGCGGATCCATTCCAGTTCCTGCTTCAGGGTGCGCTGGCGGGCCGATTCCTCGCGTTCTTCCTGGGCCAGGCGCTTCTGTTTCTGTTCCAGCCAGCTGGAATAGTTGCCTTCGTAGGGAATGCCCTGGCCGCGGTCGATTTCGAGAATCCAGCCGGTGACGTTGTCGAGGAAGTAGCGGTCGTGGGTGACGATCATCACCGTGCCGTCGTAATCGGCGAGGAAGCGTTCCAGCCAAGCCACGCTTTCGGCATCCAGGTGGTTGGTCGGCTCATCGAGCAGCAGGATTTCCGGCTTTTGCAGCAGCAGACGGCACAGCGCCACGCGGCGCCGCTCGCCGCCCGACAGCTTGGTCACGTCGGCGTCGCCCGGGGGGCAGCGCAGCGCGTCCATAGCGATCTCGATGGTGCGATCCAGCTCCCATCCGTTCACGGCGTCGATCTTTTCCTGCAGTTCGCCCTGTTCGGCGAGCAGCGCGTTCATCTCGTCGTCGTCCATGGGCTCGGCGAACTTGGCGGACAGTTCATTGAAGCGGTCGACCAGATCCTTGACCTCGCCCAGGCCTGCGGTGACGTTTTCCTCGACCGTCAGTTTGGGGTCGAGTTCCGGCTCCTGCTCCAGATAGCCGACGCGGGCCCCCTCGGCGGCCCAGGCTTCGCCCGAATAATCCTTGTCCTTGCCGGCCATGATCTTCAGCAGGGTCGATTTCCCGGCGCCGTTGGCGCCCAGTACGCCGATCTTGGCGGTCGGCAGGAACGACAGGGTCAGGCCCTTGAGAATCTCGCGCCCGCCGGGATAGACCTTGCGGACGTCTTTCATGACATAGGAATACTGATAACTGGCCATTTTCGGGGCTTTCAAAGGTACAGGGCAACGGGGCGAGACGGATGGTTCCGGCGCGCTGTTTAGCGGATCGCAAGGGGTCTGACAACTGGACTCACGGGAACTTGACCCTACGCAATCCCGTTTCGCCTCCGGCGTGCTAAGCTTTTCCTGGAATCACCGTTGGGAGGTGCCGTTCCGTGGACCGTTTCGAGATCATCCGCGCCATGAGCATGCGGCGGCTGGCGGGCTGGGCCTTGGGCCTGTTGACCGTCGCCGCCATGGCTGTCTTGGCGGCCGTTGTCTGGCGCCTCAAGGACGGTGGTGGGACCGCCGATTTCCTATGGACTTGGGGATCGGGTGTTGCGGTCCTGGTCCTGGTGTTCGCCGCCATCTGGGCGCAGCTGGATCACCTGTTGCACGTCCGCGAATTCGACAAGAGCGCTCTGCCCGCGCGGCCAGAACTCTATGACTTCGATCAGCTCAACCCGCCCATGCACCTTGAGGAACTGGGCGGCAAGAATCTGAAGGATCTGACCTTCGTCGTGTTCGATACGGAGACCACGGGTCTCAAGCCGTCCAAAGGGGACGAGATCATCTCCATCGCTGGCGTGCGCGTGACGGGCGGGCGCATCGAGGAAGACGCGCCGTTTTCCCGCCTGGTTCACCCGGGCAAGAAAATCCCCAAGGCGTCCATCCGTTTTCACGGCATCACCGATGACATGGTCAAGGGGGAGCCGCCGATCGACAAGGTTCTGCCCGCGTTCAAGGCCTTCGTGGGCGAGGCGGTCCTGGTCGCCCATAACGCGGCCTTCGATGTCCGCTTTCTCAAGCTGAAGGAAGGGGCGACGGGGGTGGTGTTCGACAACATGGTGCTGGATTCCCTGCTGCTGTCCGTGTTCCTCGACGCCGAAAGCCGCAACCATTCGCTGGACGCCATCGCCGAACGCATGGGCGTCGAGGTCGAAGGCCGCCACACCGCATTGGGCGACAGCATCGTCACCGCCAAGGTGTTCCTAAGAATGTTGGAGATGCTGGAAGCCCGCGGCATCACCACCCTGCGCCAGGCCGTCGATGCCTCCATCAAGATGGAACACGTGCGCGAGATGCAGAAGCAGTTCTAAAAACGCAGGGCGCGCGGGGCTGGTTGGCTTGGCCGCGCGGCCGTCTTCAAAGGGACTCCACGTAGGCCGAAATTTTCTTCCGCAGTTTGGCATCCGGCATCCGCCCCCGGCCCGCTTCCATGTTCTCCGTCATGTGATCGACCCGCGTGGTTGCCGGGATGGCGCAGGTCACGGCCGGGTGGGCGACGATCCATTTCAACAGGACCTGGGCCCAGTTGGCGGCCCCGATCTCGGCGGCGAACGGCGGCAGGGGCCGGCCTTGCAGGCGGTCGATCAGGGCCCCCCGCTGGAACGGCCGGTTGACGATCACGGCGATGCCCTTGTCCTTGGCCAGCGGCAGCAGCCGGGCCTCGGCCTCGCGGTCGTCGATGTTGTAGGTCAGCTGCACGAAATCGACGGGTTGCGTCTTCATGATGGCCGCAAGCTCATCATGACGTCGCCCGTGGGAGGTGGTGATGCCGATGTGCCGTACGCGGCCACCGGCTTTCCATTGCGTCAGCGTTTCCAGATGGCCTTCCCAGCCGAGCAGGTTGTGGACCTGCAACAGGTCGAAGGGTTTGACGCCCCACAGCCGTTCCGATTCCGCCATCTGGCGAATGCCGTGGTCCCGGCCCGGCGTCCACACCTTGGTCGCGGCGAACAGGGTCCTGGGCTTTCCCAGGGCGGCCAGGCCGTGGCCGATGACCGCTTCCGACGATCCGTACATGGGCGAGGAATCGATCATGCCGCCACCCATTTCGAAGAACGTGGCAAGGACCTGCGCGCGCTGGGCACGGGCCGCTGGGTCGTCGCCGACGTCGAAGGTCAGCCAGCTGCCCATGCCGATGACGGGCACGGCGGCGCCGGTCCGGGGGATGGTCTTCGTGATCGCGGCAGGGTTGGCGGAAACGCCGCCGGGCAAGCCAGCTGCGAGGCCTGCAAGAACGGTACTTTCCAGAAAACGTCGGCGCGTCAGCATAGGGCTTATTGTAGCACGTCGCCGGTGAATTCGCCCCGCATACGGTCCCGCAGGCGGCGGATGGCCTCAAAGGAATCCTTCAACATGTCCGCCTCGCGGCGGGTCAGGCTGCGTGGGTGGACAAAGTTGGTGACAGGACGGTCCGCCTGAAAATCCTTGATCTGCTGGCGCAGCAGCAGGTGCGAGATATGCCGATAAGCGCCGCGCAGGTAATCGGCTTCGTCCTTGGCCAGGATGCCTCGGTCCTTAAGGGCTTGCATGCGTTCCAGCGTCGGGTTGATTGCCAGGCCCTCGCGCAGGCACAAAAGCCGCATGGCCTCGACCAGCGGCAGGGTGCCGGAATGCTTCAGGTTGAGGTAGCCTTTGTAGCCGGGGGCGTCGCTGTCCTTCATGGTGATGAAGCGGCCGAACCAGCCGATCGCCGGGCCATGATCCTGGTCGTCCTCGAACATCTCGCGAAGGAACATGTGATTGCCCCGGGCCGTCTCGGCGACATGGCGGCGCAGGTCATCGGCCAGATCGTCGCGGCCCCGGGCCGATTTGAAATCGAAGAAAATATCGCAGAGGCGCAGCATGGTCGTGCCGCGCTTGCGGCTCCACAGGCTGATTTGCGCCTTCCACTGGCTGAGGGTCTTGCGCCACAGCGGGTTGGTCGCCATGACGAAGCCCTTGCACAGCGGCAGGCCGATGGCGTCCAGGTCCCGTGTCATGCGTTCACCGAGGTCGATGAACCAGGCGTCGATTCTTCGGTGCTCCGAATCCGGGTAATCATCGAGAATGAAGCCGTTGTCCTGATCGGGGAACAGGAAGCTTTCGCCGCGCCCGCCCGATCCCATGACGATGACCGAGAAGTCGACCGGCGGCGGGCCCAGACCCTCGGCGGCCATGGCGGCAAGCGCGCCGTCGACCACGCGGCGGTAGATATCAAGATTGATGTTGCTGAGCAGAGCCTGAATTTCCGGTGCCGGCAGGTTGTCCCGGAACAGCTGATCGGCGAGCGTGACCTGTGCCCGCTTGACCTGGGTCAGGCCGGCCACGTCGCCGCCCTGGGTCAGGCTGTCGATCTGCGCCATCAGGGTGCGTGACGCCACCGCAAGGGTGTCGTCCAGGTTCAGCATGCCGGTCAGGCGGCCGGCGGGATCGACCACGGGCATGTGGCGCAGGCCCGTGCGGCGCATGACGGCGATCGCCTGGTAAAGGTATTCGGTCTCTCCGATCACGCGGAGCGGCCGTGTCATGACCTGGGACGCCGGGGTGTCGGCGGTGGCCTGGAACAGGACGCGCCGGGTGATGTCGTGTTCCGTGATGATGCCCTGGGGCCGCCCGTCCGGCCCCGTGACGACGACGCCCGAGGCCCCCGAATCGGCCATCACCCGCACGGCCTCACCCAACAGGGCGTCCGCGGCCAGGCTGGGCGGTGTCGCGGCCATGGCCTCGCGCACCAGCATGCGGAATATGGCGGTCCGGGGTTCCATGGTATGGCTGCCGTTCTCCCCACTTGTTCCGGTCGCGTCCCGATCAAGGTCGTTGTGGCGCTTGAATCGGTGCGCGGACAGGAGCCCGCGCCGGGATGACGGAAAAACCCTAACCGAGCGCGACGGCGGAAACAAACGGCTTGCGCGCCATGCTCGCGAAAATGACGCGATCATTAAATATATAAGTGTGTATTTTTCACAAAAGATGAATTTGAAATAGAAAATATTGTGAAATAATTAGTCACCCTCCGATTACTTGCCCGTTGACAGTGTGCGGTGCAGCAAAATAGGCCCTGCAAGGGTGTCCTTTATTTTACATAAGAGCCTTTGTCTCTATGAGTTGTGCGCATTAGCAGAAAATGTTATTAGGATTCTAACTCCGCGGACCGGACGAGGAGAGTCAGTCGGTCGGCGGAGGAAACGGAAACGATAACAATAAAATTCCGCAGGGATGCACATGCGCCGGAAAGGCGTGGGAGGCGTAATATCCTACACCAAATCTCCAGAGTTTGTGTGTCTGGCATCGAGAGGGTGAGTTCGATCCGAGCTTCCTTCGCCTTGACCGAGGCCTAACGGCGGCATTTCGTTGTTGTGAATTTTGGGTGGCCATCGGGTTCCGGCATGTCCTGATTTTCAGTCGTTTCGCCACATTCGACATTTGGGGGTGGTCCCCGGGTGTCGTCTGTTTCGGTATCCGCTTAGGCGTTGGACAACGGGTTAACGACCGCACGGCGCCAAGGATCCGAACAGAAGGGGAGAAATGAATCTTGTCAGCTAAAGTAGTGTGGCTGTTCATATTCGTTGCGCTGTATTGGGCCTATTGCATTTATTGGGGCATCAAAGGCGCGCGGATGTCGAAAACGGCCAGCGATTACTTCATCTCGGGCCGTCAGCTCGCGATGTGGGTCTTCGTGCTGGCCGCCACGGCAACATCGTTCTCGGGTTGGACCTTTATGGGCCATCCGGGGCTGATCTACCGTGACGGTTTCCAGTACGCATATGCGTCGTTCTACGCGATCACCATTCCGTTTACCGGCGTGATGTTCCTGAAACGCCAGTGGATGATTGGCAAACGCTTCGGTTTCGTGACACCGGGCGAGATGCTGGCCACCTATTTCCAGGGGGATGCGATCCGTATCCTCGTGGTCATCGTGGCTTTGCTGTTCTCGATCCCGTATCTCGGGCTACAGCTGCGCGCATCGGGCCTTCTGTTCAACGCTTTGACCGACGGCTTGGTCGGTGTTGAATTCGGCATGTGGCTGTTGTCTGCGGTCGTGTTCATCTACGTGGCGTCCGGCGGTCTTCGCGCCGTGGCCTATGTGGACACCGTGCAGTGCATCCTGCTGGCCTTCGGCATCATCGCCATCGGCATCATCGCCTACAGCGAGCTGGGCGGCTGGACCGCCTTTGGCCAGGAACTGGCCAAAATGGGTCAGACGGACATCGGCAAATGGAAGACCACCCAGGGTTGGGGTGGGGGCGATTACAACGCCTACCTCGCCATTCCGGGCGTCATCCAGTTCACCGCCGGTCTTGGCAAGGAAACCCCGGGGGGGGGGCTTTGGACAGGCATCATGGTGCTGACCTACATGTTCGCGCTCATGGGCATTCACTCCGCTCCGGCGTTCACCATGTGGTCGTTCTCCAACACCAACCCGCGGCCGTTCGCGCCGCAGCAGGTGTGGGCGTCGGCCTTCGGCATCGGTGCGATCCTGTTCTTCTTCACCGCGGCTCAGGGCATGGGTGCCCACTTCCTCGGTGCCACGCCCGCCTTCAACGATGCGGGCATTGGGATCTCCAAGGTACTTCCGGATCTGACCGCCAACAAGCAGGGCGGGATCGTCGGACATTACATCAACCTGGTGGGCGACTCGGCCCCATGGCTGGTCGGCCTTCTCGCCGTCTGCGCCCTGGCCGCCATGCAGTCCACCGGCGCGGCGTATATGTCCACCGCCGGCGGCATGCTGACGCGTGACTTGTACAAACGCTACCTGAATCCGGGTGCGGACCATGCCACGCAGAAGTTGTTCGGCCGTATCGGCGTCTTGATCATCGTTCTCTCGGCTCTGGTCGTTGCCACGTTCTCAGCTGACGCGCTGGTGCTGTTGGGTGGTCTGGCCGTTGCCTTCGGCTTCCAGATGTGGCCGTCCCTGGCCGCCATCTGCTGGTTCCCGTGGATCACCCGTCAGGGTGCGACGCTGGGTCTGGCGGCTGGCTGTCTGGCGGTCATCTTTACCGAAAACTTCGGCGCCTCCATTGCCGGCTTCTTCGGTATCGACCTGGGCTGGGGCCGTTGGCCCTGGACGATCCACTCGGCCGGTTGGGGGATTCTCTTCAACGCGACCATCTGTGTGATCGTCTCCGCCATGACCCAGGACGAAGGGGCCATGCAGCACCGCATGAAGTATCACAACTTCCTGCGTGAGCATGCTTCCCTGCCGGAATCCAAGAAAAGCCTGGTCCCCGTTGCTTGGGGTATCACGCTGATCTGGCTGTTCTTCGGCATCGGCCCGGGCGCCGTTATCGGTAACGATATCTTCGGTGCTCCGAATGCCGGTTACGAAGCCTGGACCTTCGGCATCCCGTCCATCTGGGCCTGGCAGATCATCTGGTGGATCCTTGGTGTCTTCATGATGTGGTTCTTGGCCTACAAGATGGAGATGTCCACGGTTCCCGATCGCGAGATCGAAGCCTTGGTGGATGACATCGGCGACGCCGCACCCGCACAGGGCGGCGACGACTAAGCCGATATCACTATCGGAACCCAATCGGGGGGGAGGGCTTCGGCTCTTCCCCCGATTTCTTTCCGGCATTCGCTTTCCGCATTTTCCGCGTGTTGATCGCCGCCCGCGAAAAGATCCCGCCTTTTTGCGCCACCGCCAACTTGTTGCCGTAAAAAACTTGGATGATCGCGACCGTTCCTTGTTATGATCCAAACACGCAGAAAGTGAAAAAACGGCAACATTCCAAGCCCCTAATCAATATGCAAAGCCTCTTCACCCCTGAATACCGATGGCTGTGGACGATCGTCTTGATGGCTGCCTTGTTCCTGCCTGTGCGCCGGTTCATATGGATTCTGACCGTGCGCCGGGCCATCGAAAAAGCAGGAGAGGAAACGGTCGACGATGCCGAACGCGGGCGCCTGTTACGCCGCGCCGGCATTTCCGCAGGCCTGCTGTGTTTCGTGTTCTCTTACTTTTATGTTCACACCCTGTTTAAGTGACCCCGCCCATGTCAGCTTTGTCCAATCCCCGCGTCCTCAAACGCTTCATCATCTACCTGGCCATGCTGACCTTCGTCATGTTCGGGGTGTGGTCGTTCTGGGGGGCCTTCGTTGAGACACCGGCCGGTGACTTCGAGGTACGGGAAGGTGACATCAAGCTGTCCAGCGGCGAGTACGAGGGGGCGGTCGCCGACTTTGACCGTGCGCTGGCCGTGCAACCCAATCACCGTGGCGCCCTGTTGGGAAAGGCGGCGGCGCTGGTCCAGTTGAAGCGCTATGACGCGGCGGAAAAGGTCCTGACCCAGGCCATCGATTTCCTAAAGCGCAACTTGGATCCCGACGACCCCACGGGGCGCGGCGCCCTGGCGGCGGCCTACGGAAACCGGGGCATCGTGCATGATACCCAGGGGCGGTACGAACAGGCCCTGGCGGACTATATCGACTCTTTGAAGATCGACGCCGAAGCTGTCGAAGGACCGGGCTTTATCGATCGGCTGCTGTACCACGACGACACGCCGTCCTCGATCCGTGACCGTGCGGAATATCTCTACAAGCAGCTTCAATTGCCGGAGGAAAAGCGTCTTCTGCGCCTTCCGGAGAAGGACGAATTGCAGCGCATGCACAAGCCGTAAGGCGCGCTGCCGCGCTGACTCTATTCAGCGATATTCTGGAAAGTCTTGGCGGCGGGATCAGCCGAACTTGACGACACCGAGAACGTCCTGGAACAACACCAGGAAGAAGAACACGGCGGCGATGGAGCCGAACAGCAGACGCACGAAGTCCTGCTTTCCCTCTTCATCGCGGTAGCGGATGCTGTGCAGCGTGATCGCCCCTGTCACGAACAGGAAGACGATGTTGACGAGCGGCTCCAGCTCCGCCGGTAATCCCAAATCCAATAACATGGCGGGAAGGTAAAGGCGCTTGTCCGATTAGGCAAGCACACAGAACGGGCTTTCCCACCCGCCGCCCGAGAGCGGCGGCGGGATGGAAGACCTGCACCGGCCGGTCAGGGGATCGGCGTACGGATGGGTGTCTGTTGGGTCAGCTCGTCGGGCGTTGCCGCACGGATGTCCTTGGTTGAGACATAGGGCGGGAACTGGGTTGCCCCCGGCCCCGTCGACATGATTGCGCCCGCCATGCCGCTGCCGAAAATCAGCATGACGATACCGGCCGCCACGAAGAATCGCTTAATCCCGTGCGGCGGTGCCTGAGGGCCATAATCGTTGTCATAGCGGTGATAGCGGTAATCGTCCGTAATCTCGCCGGATTTATCCAGGCGAAGAATCTTGCGGGCATAATGGCGGGCCCAGGGGGGCCCGTCGTTGTGGATCATGTAGTCGTGGAACAGACGGTCGACCATGAATTCAGGCAGGTCTTCGTCGTGCCAGTCGCGGTAGGCGAGCTGCAGCAGCTGGAATTCCCCGACCTGCAGAACGTTGGCCGCTCGGCCGACTTCCCGCCGGTCCATGTTGTCCAGCTCTTCCTTGTCCGGTCGGATTAGGGTTTCAAAAAATCCGGTCATTTGTTGGGGCGTCTCCTATGAAAAGGGTGATCGTCCCCGCCCAACGAACTTATGCTTCATAGCTTGGGTGTAAAATCCGACCATTGCAAGGGTAAGCAGGCTCACAATTTGGTCATCCATGGAGTAGTCTGCCCGGCAATCCGACGCCATTTTCCGCTGAGGTTCCGTGATGTCCGACCCTGTTCAACCCTTCAATCTTTCCGGCCGCACCGCCTTGGTCGCCGGCGCCAGCCGGGGCCTGGGCCTGGAAATCGCCAAGTCTTTGGGGCAGGGCGGGGCGCTGGTCTATCTCGGCGGGCGTGACCTGCCGGCGCTGGACGCGGCTTGCGATGCCGTCGCCGCAGCGGGCGGACGGGCCCGGCCGCTGCCCTTCGACGTAACCGACGAGGGGGCCGTTCTGGCCGCCGTCGACGACCTGGACGATGGCGACGGGCGGGGTCTCGACATTCTGGTCAACTGCGCCGGGGCTCGCGACCGCCGGCCCCTCGACGACCTGGACGCCCGGGCCGTGCGCGACTTGTTGGAGGTCAATCTGGTCGCCGGCTTCACCCTCACCCGGGCCGCGGCGCCCCAGATGCGGGCCAAGGGGCGCGGGCGGATCGTCCACGTCACCTCCATCGCGGGCCATGTCGCCCGCGCGGGCGATGCCGCCTATACGGCGTCCAAGGCCGGGCTGACCGGCTTGGTGCGGGCCTCGGCCGCCGAATTGGGGGCGGACGGCATCACGGTCAACGCGGTCGCCCCCGGCTACTTCGCGACGGACGCCAACCGCGCCATGGTCGACGATCCCCAGGTCACCGGCTGGCTTGCCCAGCGCACGTCCCTGGGCCGTTGGGGCCAGCCCGGGGAAATCGCCGGCGCCGTGCGCTTTCTGGTGTCGGACGAAGCGGCCTATGTGACCGGCCAGGTGATTGCGGTCGACGGCGGTTTCCTGGCCCGGTTTTGACCTCTCCCGATCTTAAGTGACGTCGCCGGGCGCCGTGTCGACCAGGGGCGCGTCGGGCAGGTAGGGCACCTCCGGCGTGATCGTGCGGATCGGCGCGCCGTCCAGATAGGCCTGCAAGTTCTCGAAGCTTTGGCGGAAAAAGACCTCGTAATTCTCCTGCGTGACGAAGCCGATATGCGGCGTCGCCAGTAC includes:
- the ettA gene encoding energy-dependent translational throttle protein EttA — protein: MASYQYSYVMKDVRKVYPGGREILKGLTLSFLPTAKIGVLGANGAGKSTLLKIMAGKDKDYSGEAWAAEGARVGYLEQEPELDPKLTVEENVTAGLGEVKDLVDRFNELSAKFAEPMDDDEMNALLAEQGELQEKIDAVNGWELDRTIEIAMDALRCPPGDADVTKLSGGERRRVALCRLLLQKPEILLLDEPTNHLDAESVAWLERFLADYDGTVMIVTHDRYFLDNVTGWILEIDRGQGIPYEGNYSSWLEQKQKRLAQEEREESARQRTLKQELEWIRQSPRARQDKSKARIARYDDLVAKSEEKTMGTASIIIPPAPRLGDLVIQAEHLRKGYGNRMLVEDLSFKIPPGAIVGIIGANGAGKTTLFRMITDQEKPDGGELRVGETVVLGYVDQSRDSLGADKTVWQEISGGNDEIILGKRAMQSRAYVAQFNFKGGDQQKKVGQLSGGERNRVHLAKMLLSGANVLLLDEPTNDLDVDTLMALEESLGDFAGCVLITSHDRWFLDRLATHIIAFEGNSQVVWFEGNYQAYEDDKKRRLGDAALEPHRIKYKPLTR
- a CDS encoding aldo/keto reductase yields the protein MLTRRRFLESTVLAGLAAGLPGGVSANPAAITKTIPRTGAAVPVIGMGSWLTFDVGDDPAARAQRAQVLATFFEMGGGMIDSSPMYGSSEAVIGHGLAALGKPRTLFAATKVWTPGRDHGIRQMAESERLWGVKPFDLLQVHNLLGWEGHLETLTQWKAGGRVRHIGITTSHGRRHDELAAIMKTQPVDFVQLTYNIDDREAEARLLPLAKDKGIAVIVNRPFQRGALIDRLQGRPLPPFAAEIGAANWAQVLLKWIVAHPAVTCAIPATTRVDHMTENMEAGRGRMPDAKLRKKISAYVESL
- a CDS encoding CBS domain-containing protein, translating into MEPRTAIFRMLVREAMAATPPSLAADALLGEAVRVMADSGASGVVVTGPDGRPQGIITEHDITRRVLFQATADTPASQVMTRPLRVIGETEYLYQAIAVMRRTGLRHMPVVDPAGRLTGMLNLDDTLAVASRTLMAQIDSLTQGGDVAGLTQVKRAQVTLADQLFRDNLPAPEIQALLSNINLDIYRRVVDGALAAMAAEGLGPPPVDFSVIVMGSGGRGESFLFPDQDNGFILDDYPDSEHRRIDAWFIDLGERMTRDLDAIGLPLCKGFVMATNPLWRKTLSQWKAQISLWSRKRGTTMLRLCDIFFDFKSARGRDDLADDLRRHVAETARGNHMFLREMFEDDQDHGPAIGWFGRFITMKDSDAPGYKGYLNLKHSGTLPLVEAMRLLCLREGLAINPTLERMQALKDRGILAKDEADYLRGAYRHISHLLLRQQIKDFQADRPVTNFVHPRSLTRREADMLKDSFEAIRRLRDRMRGEFTGDVLQ
- a CDS encoding sodium:solute symporter — its product is MSAKVVWLFIFVALYWAYCIYWGIKGARMSKTASDYFISGRQLAMWVFVLAATATSFSGWTFMGHPGLIYRDGFQYAYASFYAITIPFTGVMFLKRQWMIGKRFGFVTPGEMLATYFQGDAIRILVVIVALLFSIPYLGLQLRASGLLFNALTDGLVGVEFGMWLLSAVVFIYVASGGLRAVAYVDTVQCILLAFGIIAIGIIAYSELGGWTAFGQELAKMGQTDIGKWKTTQGWGGGDYNAYLAIPGVIQFTAGLGKETPGGGLWTGIMVLTYMFALMGIHSAPAFTMWSFSNTNPRPFAPQQVWASAFGIGAILFFFTAAQGMGAHFLGATPAFNDAGIGISKVLPDLTANKQGGIVGHYINLVGDSAPWLVGLLAVCALAAMQSTGAAYMSTAGGMLTRDLYKRYLNPGADHATQKLFGRIGVLIIVLSALVVATFSADALVLLGGLAVAFGFQMWPSLAAICWFPWITRQGATLGLAAGCLAVIFTENFGASIAGFFGIDLGWGRWPWTIHSAGWGILFNATICVIVSAMTQDEGAMQHRMKYHNFLREHASLPESKKSLVPVAWGITLIWLFFGIGPGAVIGNDIFGAPNAGYEAWTFGIPSIWAWQIIWWILGVFMMWFLAYKMEMSTVPDREIEALVDDIGDAAPAQGGDD
- a CDS encoding tetratricopeptide repeat protein, which produces MSALSNPRVLKRFIIYLAMLTFVMFGVWSFWGAFVETPAGDFEVREGDIKLSSGEYEGAVADFDRALAVQPNHRGALLGKAAALVQLKRYDAAEKVLTQAIDFLKRNLDPDDPTGRGALAAAYGNRGIVHDTQGRYEQALADYIDSLKIDAEAVEGPGFIDRLLYHDDTPSSIRDRAEYLYKQLQLPEEKRLLRLPEKDELQRMHKP
- a CDS encoding SDR family oxidoreductase — translated: MSDPVQPFNLSGRTALVAGASRGLGLEIAKSLGQGGALVYLGGRDLPALDAACDAVAAAGGRARPLPFDVTDEGAVLAAVDDLDDGDGRGLDILVNCAGARDRRPLDDLDARAVRDLLEVNLVAGFTLTRAAAPQMRAKGRGRIVHVTSIAGHVARAGDAAYTASKAGLTGLVRASAAELGADGITVNAVAPGYFATDANRAMVDDPQVTGWLAQRTSLGRWGQPGEIAGAVRFLVSDEAAYVTGQVIAVDGGFLARF